In Sodalis ligni, a single genomic region encodes these proteins:
- the pgpA gene encoding phosphatidylglycerophosphatase A: MTSEVTLGISRIKLRNPWHLMSTGFGSGLFPWMPGTVGSLAAIPIWCLMTFLPWQLYSLVVMLAICLGIYACHKTAKDMGVHDHGCIVWDEFVGMWITLMALPVNDWRWVLAGFLLFRVLDIWKPWPIRWFDREVHGGVGIMIDDIIAGIVGAGLIYMLGHHWPLF, from the coding sequence ATGACCAGTGAAGTGACGCTCGGCATCAGCCGGATCAAACTGCGTAATCCCTGGCACCTGATGTCCACCGGTTTCGGCAGCGGACTGTTTCCCTGGATGCCTGGCACCGTCGGTTCGCTGGCGGCCATACCTATCTGGTGCCTGATGACTTTCCTGCCCTGGCAGCTTTACTCCCTGGTGGTGATGCTGGCCATCTGCCTGGGGATCTATGCCTGCCATAAAACCGCCAAAGATATGGGCGTGCACGATCACGGCTGCATCGTCTGGGATGAATTTGTCGGTATGTGGATTACCCTGATGGCCCTGCCGGTGAACGACTGGCGCTGGGTGCTGGCGGGATTTCTGCTGTTTCGCGTGCTGGATATCTGGAAGCCCTGGCCCATCCGGTGGTTCGATCGTGAAGTCCACGGCGGCGTGGGGATCATGATCGACGATATCATCGCCGGCATCGTCGGCGCCGGGCTGATCTATATGCTGGGCCACCATTGGCCTTTGTTTTAA
- the thiL gene encoding thiamine-phosphate kinase yields MACGEFDLIARYFDRVKSARRDVVMGIGDDCALLSVDEKRLIAVSTDTLVSGIHFLPTISPADLGYKSLAVNLSDLAAMGADPAWLSLALTLPEMDENWLAAFSDSLFEQLDYYGMQLVGGDTTRGPLSLTLTIQGLIPAGRAILRSGARIGDWIYVTGTLGDSAAGLAVLQDRLMVAAAPDRQYLLERHLRPQPRILQGQALRDLASSAIDLSDGLISDLRHILDRSDCGARIHLEDLPYSTALRRQVSPDQALRWALSGGEDYELCFTVPEINRGALDVALGHAGADFTCIGQIGPRSEGLQLLRDNQPVDLDWHGYDHFSRE; encoded by the coding sequence ATGGCCTGTGGCGAATTCGATCTGATTGCCCGTTATTTCGACCGGGTAAAAAGCGCACGCCGTGATGTCGTGATGGGCATCGGCGACGATTGCGCCCTGTTGTCGGTTGATGAAAAACGGCTGATTGCGGTCAGTACCGATACCCTGGTATCGGGCATCCATTTTTTGCCGACGATTTCGCCGGCGGATCTCGGCTATAAATCCCTGGCGGTTAATCTCAGCGATCTGGCCGCCATGGGGGCCGATCCCGCCTGGCTTTCGCTGGCGCTGACCCTGCCGGAGATGGATGAAAACTGGCTGGCCGCCTTTAGCGACAGCCTGTTTGAGCAATTGGACTACTACGGCATGCAGCTGGTGGGCGGTGATACCACCCGCGGCCCGCTGAGCCTGACCCTGACCATCCAGGGGCTGATTCCCGCCGGGCGCGCCATTCTCCGATCCGGCGCCCGCATCGGCGACTGGATCTATGTCACCGGCACCCTGGGTGACAGCGCCGCCGGCCTGGCTGTACTGCAAGACCGGCTTATGGTGGCGGCCGCCCCCGACCGGCAATACCTCCTTGAACGCCATTTACGGCCGCAGCCGCGCATTTTGCAAGGTCAGGCCCTGCGGGATCTGGCCAGCTCAGCCATTGATTTGTCGGACGGCCTCATATCGGACCTGCGGCATATTCTCGACCGCAGCGATTGCGGCGCGCGCATCCATCTGGAAGATCTGCCTTATTCCACCGCCCTGCGCCGCCAGGTCTCGCCGGATCAGGCGCTGCGCTGGGCGCTCAGCGGCGGGGAAGATTATGAACTCTGCTTTACCGTGCCCGAAATCAATCGCGGCGCGCTGGATGTGGCATTAGGACATGCGGGCGCGGATTTTACCTGCATCGGCCAAATCGGACCCCGCAGCGAAGGCCTGCAGCTACTGCGGGATAATCAACCGGTAGACCTTGATTGGCACGGTTATGACCATTTCAGCCGGGAGTGA
- a CDS encoding aldo/keto reductase, with protein MQFTTLGQTNLRVSRLCLGCMTFGDPARGKHAWTLPEESSRPLIKQALDAGINFFDTANSYSDGSSEEIVGRALKDFAQRDQIVLATKVFNEMSNLPKGLSRKKIMQSIDDSLTRLGTDYVDLLQIHRWDYDTPLEETLEALHDVVKAGKARFIGASSMYAWQFARALYTADLHGWTRFVTMQDQYNLIQREEEREMHPLCQFENIAVLPWSPLARGKLTRPWGETTARSVSDEVLTAMYTRTEEVDARIAERVGVIADTRGVSRAQVALAWVLSKPAVTVPIIGASRPDQFADLVGALDVALDEQDIAELETAYVPHYPVGFA; from the coding sequence ATGCAGTTTACCACGCTCGGCCAGACCAATCTTCGTGTTTCCCGTTTATGCCTCGGCTGTATGACATTTGGCGATCCCGCCCGGGGAAAGCATGCGTGGACCCTGCCCGAAGAGAGCTCGCGGCCGCTGATCAAACAGGCGCTGGACGCGGGCATCAACTTTTTCGATACCGCCAATAGCTATTCCGACGGCAGCAGTGAAGAAATCGTCGGTCGGGCATTAAAGGATTTTGCCCAGCGGGATCAGATCGTGCTGGCCACCAAAGTGTTTAACGAAATGAGCAATTTGCCCAAGGGGCTGTCGCGTAAAAAAATCATGCAGTCCATTGACGATAGTCTGACCCGTTTAGGGACCGACTATGTGGATCTGCTGCAAATCCATCGTTGGGATTACGATACCCCGCTGGAAGAGACCCTTGAGGCGCTGCACGATGTGGTGAAGGCCGGCAAGGCGCGTTTTATCGGCGCATCGTCAATGTACGCCTGGCAATTTGCCCGCGCGCTATATACGGCGGATTTGCACGGCTGGACCCGGTTTGTCACCATGCAGGATCAATATAATCTGATCCAGCGCGAGGAAGAGCGGGAGATGCATCCGCTGTGCCAGTTTGAAAATATCGCTGTTCTGCCCTGGAGCCCGTTGGCCCGCGGCAAGCTGACCCGTCCCTGGGGTGAGACCACCGCCCGATCGGTTTCAGATGAGGTGCTCACGGCGATGTATACCCGTACTGAAGAGGTGGATGCCCGTATAGCCGAGCGCGTGGGCGTGATAGCCGATACCCGCGGCGTTTCCAGGGCGCAGGTCGCGCTGGCTTGGGTGTTGAGCAAGCCGGCGGTGACCGTCCCGATTATCGGCGCATCCCGTCCGGATCAATTCGCTGATTTGGTCGGTGCTCTGGATGTGGCGCTGGACGAGCAGGACATTGCCGAGCTGGAAACCGCCTATGTCCCGCATTATCCGGTGGGATTTGCCTAG